A DNA window from Streptomyces sp. CA-278952 contains the following coding sequences:
- a CDS encoding serine/threonine protein kinase: MGEVFAGRYELIDPIGRGGVGAVWRAWDHRRRRYVAAKVLQQSDAHTLLRFVREQALRIEHPHVLAPASWAADDDKVLFTMDLVSGGSLAHVIGDYGPLPPRFVCLLLDQLLSGLSTVHAEGVVHRDIKPANILMEATGTGRPHLRLSDFGISMRKGEPRLTETNYVVGTPGYFAPEQMMGAEPDFPADLFAVGLVALYLLQGQKPDSQALVEHFAAHGTPSAPNAIPEPLWQVLAGLLQPDPHARFRTATGARKALTAAVEMLPEPGPDDEPVEVFDQIGPLPAGFGPDGPVTTPQQPEEPAPAPTAAPARPAVPGPGQHASAPPPTSMSETGSFHLAPPPGASPPQQQPYQQPGFQQPPAAPFTADAPPPYAVGAPDASQAPTSGVPHDPVATRAYTAQRGQPPVPAPPVQHAAPHAPVRVTRPGPPPKVAAAVLVVALICFAVGIWALTRI, encoded by the coding sequence ATGGGTGAGGTCTTCGCTGGTCGGTACGAGCTGATCGATCCGATCGGACGGGGCGGGGTCGGCGCCGTCTGGCGCGCCTGGGACCACCGCCGCCGCAGGTACGTCGCGGCCAAGGTGCTCCAGCAGAGCGACGCGCACACGCTGCTGCGCTTCGTCCGCGAACAGGCCCTGCGCATCGAGCACCCGCACGTGCTGGCCCCGGCCAGCTGGGCCGCCGACGACGACAAGGTCCTGTTCACCATGGACCTGGTGAGCGGCGGCTCGCTCGCCCATGTCATCGGAGACTACGGCCCGTTGCCCCCGCGCTTCGTCTGTCTGCTGCTGGACCAGCTGCTCTCGGGGCTCTCCACGGTGCACGCCGAAGGGGTGGTGCACCGCGACATCAAGCCCGCCAACATCCTGATGGAGGCGACCGGAACGGGCCGCCCGCATCTGCGCCTCTCCGACTTCGGCATCTCGATGCGCAAGGGCGAACCCCGGCTCACCGAGACCAACTACGTGGTCGGTACGCCCGGTTACTTCGCCCCCGAGCAGATGATGGGCGCCGAGCCCGACTTCCCCGCTGACCTCTTCGCGGTCGGGCTGGTCGCGCTCTACCTCCTCCAGGGCCAGAAGCCCGACTCCCAGGCGCTGGTGGAGCACTTCGCCGCGCACGGCACCCCGAGCGCGCCCAACGCCATTCCCGAGCCGCTGTGGCAGGTTCTCGCCGGGCTGCTCCAGCCGGACCCGCACGCCCGGTTCCGGACCGCGACGGGCGCCCGCAAGGCCCTGACCGCGGCGGTCGAGATGCTGCCCGAACCCGGCCCGGACGACGAGCCGGTGGAGGTGTTCGACCAGATCGGGCCGCTGCCGGCGGGATTCGGCCCCGACGGGCCCGTAACCACCCCTCAGCAGCCCGAGGAGCCCGCACCCGCCCCCACGGCCGCCCCGGCGCGGCCGGCCGTTCCGGGGCCCGGTCAGCATGCCTCCGCACCGCCCCCCACGTCGATGTCCGAGACGGGCAGCTTCCACCTCGCGCCCCCGCCCGGGGCCTCTCCCCCGCAGCAACAGCCGTACCAGCAGCCGGGGTTCCAGCAGCCGCCGGCCGCACCGTTCACGGCGGACGCGCCGCCCCCGTACGCCGTCGGCGCGCCGGATGCCTCCCAGGCACCGACCTCCGGCGTACCGCACGATCCCGTCGCCACCCGCGCCTACACCGCCCAGCGGGGGCAACCACCGGTGCCGGCCCCGCCGGTGCAGCACGCCGCGCCCCACGCGCCCGTACGGGTGACGCGTCCGGGACCGCCGCCGAAGGTGGCTGCCGCGGTGCTGGTGGTGGCGCTGATCTGCTTCGCGGTCGGCATCTGGGCCCTGACCCGGATCTGA
- a CDS encoding DLW-39 family protein codes for MKKLLLVALAAIGGLLVYRQIQADRAEQDLWTEATDSVPAGSGV; via the coding sequence GTGAAGAAGCTTCTCCTGGTCGCACTGGCTGCCATCGGCGGGCTCCTCGTGTACCGCCAGATCCAGGCGGATCGCGCCGAGCAGGATCTGTGGACGGAGGCGACCGACTCCGTGCCCGCAGGTTCGGGTGTGTGA
- a CDS encoding DUF6344 domain-containing protein yields MSTFQPKNLWTAFITAFFALLASLGLATATASTANAAAQPSTTTQEHTAAAAATPIAPSVRWTLPRDRALPPTMKQRIRAEAHGSSPATRHLSLDPAEAARTTGPAGSHHAAPEGDSPAPPP; encoded by the coding sequence ATGAGCACCTTCCAGCCCAAGAACCTCTGGACCGCCTTCATCACCGCGTTCTTCGCCCTCCTGGCGTCGCTGGGCCTCGCCACCGCCACGGCGAGTACCGCGAACGCCGCGGCGCAGCCGAGCACCACGACCCAGGAGCACACGGCAGCCGCCGCGGCAACCCCGATCGCCCCCTCGGTCCGATGGACCCTTCCGCGTGACCGGGCCCTTCCGCCCACGATGAAGCAGCGCATCCGAGCGGAGGCCCACGGCTCCTCCCCGGCCACCCGGCACCTGTCGCTCGACCCCGCGGAGGCCGCCCGCACGACCGGACCGGCCGGCTCCCACCACGCAGCCCCGGAAGGCGACTCCCCGGCGCCACCCCCCTGA
- the gyrB gene encoding DNA topoisomerase (ATP-hydrolyzing) subunit B: MLCQKGRFVADSGNPNENIPSTAGEHGEVAASYDASAITVLEGLDAVRKRPGMYIGSTGERGLHHLVQEVVDNSVDEAMAGHADTIDVTILADGGVRVIDNGRGIPVGIVPSEGKPAVEVVLTVLHAGGKFGGGGYAVSGGLHGVGVSVVNALSTRVAVEVKTDGHRWTQDYKLGVPTAPLAQHEATDETGTTVTFWADGDIFETTEYSFETLSRRFQEMAFLNKGLTLKLTDERESAKATAGADSADAVEPAEEEAARTVTYHYENGIVDFVKYLNSRKGDVIHQSVIDIEAEDKDRLLSAEIAMQWNTQYTEGVYSFANAIHTHEGGTHEEGFRAALTSLVNRYARDKKLLREKDDNLTGEDVREGLTAIISVKLGEPQFEGQTKTKLGNTEAKTFVQKVVHEQLTDWFDRNPNEAADIIRKGIAASTARVAARKARDLTRRKGLLESASLPGKLSDCQSNDPTKCEIFIVEGDSAGGSAKSGRNPMYQAILPIRGKILNVEKARIDKILQNTEVQALISAFGTGVHEDFDIEKLRYHKIILMADADVDGQHINTLLLTFLFRFMRPLVEQGNVYLSRPPLYKIKWGRDDFEYAYSDRERDALVALGKQNGKRIKEDSIQRFKGLGEMNAEELRITTMDVDHRVLGQVTLDDAAQADDLFSVLMGEDVEARRSFIQRNAKDVRFLDI; encoded by the coding sequence GTGCTGTGCCAGAAAGGGCGCTTCGTGGCCGATTCCGGCAACCCCAACGAGAACATTCCGTCCACAGCGGGCGAGCACGGCGAGGTCGCCGCCTCGTACGACGCCAGCGCGATCACCGTGCTGGAAGGGCTGGACGCGGTCCGCAAGCGGCCTGGCATGTACATCGGCTCGACCGGTGAGCGCGGCCTGCACCACCTCGTGCAGGAAGTCGTCGACAACTCGGTCGACGAGGCGATGGCGGGCCACGCGGACACCATCGACGTCACGATCCTCGCCGACGGCGGGGTGCGTGTGATCGACAACGGTCGTGGCATCCCGGTCGGCATCGTGCCGTCCGAAGGAAAGCCGGCCGTCGAGGTCGTGCTGACCGTGCTGCACGCGGGCGGCAAGTTCGGCGGCGGCGGTTACGCCGTCTCCGGCGGGCTGCACGGCGTCGGCGTCTCCGTCGTCAACGCCCTGTCCACCCGGGTCGCCGTCGAGGTCAAGACCGACGGCCACCGCTGGACCCAGGACTACAAGCTCGGTGTCCCGACCGCCCCGCTGGCCCAGCACGAGGCCACCGATGAGACCGGTACGACGGTCACCTTCTGGGCCGACGGGGACATCTTCGAGACTACCGAGTACAGCTTCGAGACCCTCTCGCGCCGCTTCCAGGAGATGGCGTTCCTCAACAAGGGCCTCACCCTCAAGCTCACCGACGAGCGGGAGTCTGCGAAGGCGACGGCGGGCGCGGACAGCGCGGACGCGGTCGAGCCCGCCGAGGAGGAGGCCGCCCGCACGGTCACGTACCACTACGAAAACGGCATCGTCGATTTCGTGAAGTACCTCAACTCCCGCAAGGGCGACGTCATTCACCAGTCGGTGATCGACATCGAGGCCGAGGACAAGGACCGTCTTCTCTCGGCCGAGATCGCCATGCAGTGGAACACGCAGTACACCGAGGGCGTCTACTCCTTCGCCAACGCGATCCACACGCACGAGGGCGGCACGCACGAGGAGGGCTTCCGTGCGGCGCTGACCTCGCTGGTCAACCGGTACGCGCGCGACAAGAAGCTGCTCCGCGAGAAGGACGACAACCTCACCGGCGAGGACGTCCGCGAGGGCCTCACCGCGATCATCTCGGTGAAGCTGGGCGAGCCGCAGTTCGAGGGCCAGACGAAGACCAAGCTGGGCAACACGGAGGCCAAGACCTTCGTGCAGAAGGTCGTGCACGAGCAGCTGACGGACTGGTTCGACCGGAATCCCAACGAGGCCGCCGACATCATCCGCAAGGGCATCGCCGCCTCGACCGCCCGGGTGGCGGCCCGCAAGGCGCGTGACCTGACGCGGCGCAAGGGGCTGCTGGAGAGCGCCTCGCTGCCGGGCAAGCTCAGCGACTGCCAGTCGAACGACCCCACCAAGTGCGAGATCTTCATCGTCGAGGGTGACTCCGCCGGCGGTTCGGCGAAGTCCGGCCGTAACCCGATGTACCAGGCGATCCTGCCCATCCGCGGCAAGATCCTGAACGTCGAGAAGGCCCGGATCGACAAGATCCTCCAGAACACCGAGGTCCAGGCGCTGATCTCGGCGTTCGGCACCGGGGTCCACGAGGACTTCGACATCGAGAAGCTCCGCTATCACAAGATCATCCTGATGGCGGACGCCGACGTCGACGGTCAGCACATCAACACCCTGCTGCTGACCTTCCTCTTCCGCTTCATGCGGCCCTTGGTGGAGCAGGGGAACGTCTACCTCTCGCGCCCGCCGCTCTACAAGATCAAGTGGGGCCGGGACGACTTCGAGTACGCGTACTCGGACCGGGAGCGCGACGCCCTGGTGGCGCTCGGCAAGCAGAACGGCAAGCGGATCAAGGAAGACTCGATCCAGCGCTTCAAGGGCCTCGGCGAGATGAACGCCGAAGAGCTGCGCATCACGACCATGGACGTCGACCACCGGGTGCTCGGGCAGGTGACGCTGGACGACGCGGCGCAGGCCGACGACCTGTTCTCGGTGCTCATGGGCGAGGACGTCGAGGCGCGGCGCTCGTTCATCCAGCGCAATGCCAAGGACGTCCGCTTCCTCGACATCTGA
- a CDS encoding helix-turn-helix domain-containing protein yields the protein MDAAQQEATARARELQRSWYGEPLGALFRRLIDDLGLNQARLAAVLGLSAPMLSQLMSGQRAKIGNPAVVQRVQALQELASQVADGSVSAGEATDRMEEVKKSQGGSVLTATGQTTSTGGAPTVRRVVREIQSLLRSVAAAGDIIDAADALAPTHPELAEFLKVYGAGRTADAVAHYEGHQS from the coding sequence ATGGACGCAGCGCAACAAGAGGCGACGGCAAGAGCCAGAGAACTTCAACGCAGTTGGTACGGGGAGCCGTTGGGGGCGCTCTTCCGTCGGCTGATCGATGATCTCGGCCTGAACCAGGCCCGGCTGGCCGCTGTTCTCGGGCTCTCCGCCCCGATGCTCTCCCAACTGATGAGCGGCCAGCGGGCCAAGATCGGGAATCCCGCGGTGGTCCAGCGCGTCCAGGCCCTCCAGGAGCTGGCGAGCCAGGTGGCCGACGGCAGCGTCAGCGCGGGCGAGGCCACCGACCGCATGGAGGAGGTCAAGAAGTCGCAGGGTGGGTCGGTGCTGACCGCCACCGGCCAGACCACCTCCACCGGCGGCGCTCCCACCGTCCGCCGCGTGGTGCGCGAGATCCAGTCCCTGCTGCGGTCGGTCGCGGCGGCGGGCGACATCATCGATGCCGCGGACGCCCTCGCCCCGACCCACCCGGAGCTGGCAGAGTTCCTCAAGGTGTACGGAGCGGGACGCACCGCGGACGCGGTCGCGCACTACGAGGGGCACCAGAGCTAG
- a CDS encoding DUF3566 domain-containing protein: protein MTDTRGPQPQYEGYATGPLPGEREPAPGPSGPYHPPKAYQGPGGDTQGGQRPGEPVGGTLGGAQGVGGAQATRKPRTGARTTPRTRKARLRVAKADPWSVMKVSFLLSIALGICTVVASAVLWMVMDAMGVFETVGGTISEATGSNESNGFDLQSFLSLPRVLIFTSVIAVIDVVLATALATLGAFIYNLSAGFVGGVELTLAEDE, encoded by the coding sequence GTGACGGACACACGAGGGCCTCAGCCCCAGTACGAGGGTTACGCGACCGGGCCCCTGCCCGGCGAGCGTGAGCCCGCACCGGGGCCGTCGGGGCCGTACCACCCGCCCAAGGCGTACCAGGGGCCCGGCGGCGACACCCAGGGCGGCCAGCGCCCCGGAGAGCCGGTCGGCGGCACGCTGGGGGGCGCGCAGGGCGTGGGCGGCGCTCAGGCGACGCGCAAGCCGCGCACGGGGGCGCGGACCACTCCGCGTACCCGCAAGGCCCGTCTGCGGGTGGCCAAGGCCGACCCGTGGTCGGTGATGAAGGTCAGCTTCCTGCTGTCGATCGCGCTGGGCATCTGCACCGTGGTGGCGTCGGCGGTGCTGTGGATGGTCATGGACGCGATGGGCGTCTTCGAGACCGTCGGCGGCACGATCAGCGAGGCCACCGGCTCGAACGAGAGCAACGGCTTCGATCTGCAGTCGTTCCTGTCGCTGCCGCGCGTGCTCATCTTCACCTCGGTCATCGCCGTGATCGACGTGGTGCTGGCCACCGCGCTGGCGACGCTGGGCGCCTTCATCTACAACCTGTCGGCGGGCTTCGTGGGCGGCGTCGAGCTCACGCTGGCCGAGGACGAGTAG
- a CDS encoding TerD family protein — MITLTKEDGPADLGGVTHLSIGASWDPTVGSSGGLMGKLRQKAGTDLDLIAIALQGGDPVRLAGLDSLDPLGNGSLVHSGDNQSGHGDGDDETVTVEFAKIPSNITAIVFIAAAYKKRSAFSNARNISFKVYDATGGSTQQVADIWPSMLTQDNGVAVAKAIREGAGWKLQVINETGKIKQGDEQALMRFAVSR; from the coding sequence ATGATCACGTTGACGAAGGAAGACGGCCCGGCCGACCTGGGTGGGGTGACCCATCTGTCCATCGGGGCGTCCTGGGACCCCACCGTCGGGAGCAGCGGCGGCCTGATGGGGAAGCTCCGGCAGAAGGCCGGCACGGACCTCGACCTGATCGCCATCGCGCTGCAGGGTGGGGACCCGGTGCGGCTGGCAGGTCTGGACTCGCTGGACCCGCTGGGCAACGGCTCGCTGGTGCACAGCGGGGACAACCAGAGCGGGCACGGTGACGGAGACGACGAGACGGTGACCGTCGAGTTCGCCAAGATTCCTTCGAACATCACGGCGATCGTCTTCATCGCCGCCGCGTACAAGAAGCGCAGCGCGTTCAGCAACGCGCGCAACATCAGCTTCAAGGTGTACGACGCGACGGGCGGCAGCACGCAGCAGGTCGCGGACATCTGGCCGAGCATGCTCACCCAGGACAACGGGGTCGCCGTGGCCAAGGCGATCCGCGAGGGCGCCGGCTGGAAGCTCCAGGTGATCAACGAGACCGGGAAGATCAAGCAGGGCGACGAGCAGGCCCTGATGCGCTTCGCCGTAAGCCGGTAG
- the gyrA gene encoding DNA gyrase subunit A encodes MADENTPVTPEPATPEEVIVPGVGMRVEPVGLETEMQRSYLDYAMSVIVSRALPDVRDGLKPVHRRVLYAMYDGGYRPEKGFYKCARVVGDVMGTYHPHGDSSIYDALVRLAQHWSMRMPLVDSNGNFGSPGNDPAAAMRYTECKMMPLSMEMVRDIDEETVDFQDNYDGRNQEPTVLPARFPNLLVNGSAGIAVGMATNIPPHNLREVASGAQWYLEHPEASHEELLDALIERIKGPDFPTGALVVGRKGIEEAYRTGRGSITMRAVVAVEEIQGRQCLVVTELPYQTNPDNLAQKIADLVKDGKVGGIADVRDETSSRTGQRLVVVLKRDAVAKVVLNNLYKHTDLQTNFGANMLALVDGVPRTLSIDAFIRHWVTHQIEVIVRRTKFRLRKAEERAHILRGLLKALNAIDEVIALIRRSNTVDIAREGLMGLLEIDELQANAILEMQLRRLAALEHQKITAEHDELQAKINGYNQILASPAKQRTIVSEELAAIVDKFGDDRRSAMVPFDGDMSIEDLIAEEDIVVTISRSGYVKRTKTDDYRSQKRGGKGVRGTKLREDDIVDHFFVSTTHHWLLFFTNKGRVYRAKAYELPDAGRDARGQHVANLLAFQPDEKIAQILAIRDYEAVPYLILATKGGLVKKTALKDYDSPRSGGVIAINLREMPDGGDDELIGAELVSAEDDLLLISKKAQSIRFTATDDALRPMGRATSGVKGMSFREGDELLSMNVVRPGTFVFTATDGGYAKRTPVDEYRVQGRGGLGIKAAKIVEDRGTLVGALVVEETDEILAITLGGGVIRTRVNEVRETGRDTMGVQLINLGKRDAVVGIARNAEAGREAEEVDGADDVDGELAEVHAEGVSEGTVEGMEPSTGEHEE; translated from the coding sequence ATGGCCGACGAGAACACCCCTGTGACACCTGAACCCGCGACGCCCGAGGAAGTCATCGTCCCCGGTGTGGGCATGCGCGTCGAGCCCGTCGGGCTCGAGACGGAGATGCAGCGCTCCTACCTCGACTACGCGATGTCCGTCATCGTCTCGCGTGCGCTGCCCGACGTACGGGACGGCCTCAAGCCCGTCCACCGCCGGGTGCTGTACGCGATGTACGACGGCGGGTACCGCCCCGAGAAGGGTTTCTACAAGTGCGCCCGCGTCGTCGGCGACGTGATGGGCACGTACCACCCGCACGGCGACTCCTCCATCTACGACGCCCTGGTGCGCCTCGCGCAGCACTGGTCGATGCGCATGCCGCTGGTTGACTCCAACGGCAACTTCGGTTCCCCGGGCAACGACCCGGCCGCCGCCATGCGGTACACCGAGTGCAAGATGATGCCGCTGTCCATGGAGATGGTCCGGGACATCGACGAGGAGACCGTCGACTTCCAGGACAACTACGACGGCCGCAACCAGGAGCCGACGGTCCTGCCGGCGCGCTTCCCGAACCTGCTGGTCAACGGCTCCGCGGGCATCGCGGTCGGCATGGCGACCAACATCCCGCCGCACAACCTCCGCGAGGTCGCCTCCGGCGCCCAGTGGTATCTGGAGCACCCCGAGGCCTCGCACGAGGAGCTGCTGGACGCGCTGATCGAGCGCATCAAGGGCCCCGACTTCCCCACCGGCGCGCTGGTCGTGGGCCGCAAGGGCATCGAGGAGGCGTACCGCACCGGCCGTGGCTCCATCACGATGCGCGCGGTCGTCGCGGTCGAGGAGATCCAGGGCCGTCAGTGCCTGGTCGTCACGGAGCTTCCGTACCAGACCAACCCCGACAACCTCGCGCAGAAGATCGCCGACCTGGTCAAGGACGGCAAGGTCGGCGGGATCGCGGACGTCCGCGACGAGACCTCCTCGCGTACGGGCCAGCGCCTGGTCGTCGTCCTCAAGCGGGACGCGGTCGCCAAGGTCGTCCTGAACAACCTGTACAAGCACACCGACCTTCAGACGAACTTCGGCGCGAACATGCTGGCGCTCGTCGACGGGGTGCCGCGCACGCTGTCGATCGACGCGTTCATCCGCCACTGGGTGACGCACCAGATCGAGGTCATCGTCCGGCGGACGAAGTTCCGGCTGCGCAAGGCGGAGGAGCGGGCGCACATCCTGCGCGGCCTCCTCAAGGCCCTGAACGCCATCGACGAGGTCATCGCCCTCATCCGGCGTTCCAACACGGTGGACATCGCGCGCGAGGGCCTGATGGGCCTGCTGGAGATCGACGAGCTCCAGGCGAACGCGATCCTGGAGATGCAGCTGCGCCGGCTGGCCGCGCTGGAGCACCAGAAGATCACCGCCGAGCACGACGAGCTCCAGGCGAAGATCAACGGGTACAACCAGATCCTGGCCTCGCCCGCCAAGCAGCGCACCATCGTCAGCGAGGAGCTGGCGGCGATCGTCGACAAGTTCGGTGACGACCGGCGCTCCGCGATGGTGCCCTTCGACGGTGACATGTCCATCGAGGACCTGATCGCCGAGGAGGACATCGTCGTCACGATCTCCCGCAGCGGTTATGTGAAGCGCACGAAGACGGACGACTACCGCTCGCAGAAGCGCGGCGGCAAGGGCGTGCGCGGGACGAAGCTGCGGGAAGACGACATCGTCGACCACTTCTTCGTCTCGACGACCCACCACTGGCTGCTGTTCTTCACGAACAAGGGCCGGGTCTACCGGGCCAAGGCGTACGAGCTCCCGGACGCCGGCCGGGACGCGCGCGGCCAGCACGTCGCCAACCTGCTGGCCTTCCAGCCGGACGAGAAGATCGCCCAGATCCTGGCGATCCGCGACTACGAGGCCGTGCCGTACCTGATCCTGGCGACGAAGGGCGGTCTGGTGAAGAAGACCGCGCTCAAGGACTACGACTCGCCGCGCTCGGGCGGTGTCATCGCGATCAACCTGCGCGAGATGCCGGACGGCGGCGACGACGAGCTGATCGGCGCCGAGCTGGTGTCGGCCGAGGACGATCTGCTGCTCATCAGCAAGAAGGCCCAGTCGATCAGGTTCACCGCGACGGACGACGCGCTGCGCCCGATGGGCCGTGCCACCTCGGGCGTCAAGGGGATGAGTTTCCGCGAGGGCGACGAACTGCTCTCGATGAATGTCGTCCGGCCCGGTACGTTCGTCTTCACTGCTACCGACGGCGGGTACGCGAAGCGGACCCCCGTCGACGAGTACCGCGTCCAGGGCCGCGGCGGCCTCGGCATCAAGGCCGCCAAGATCGTGGAGGACCGCGGAACGCTCGTCGGTGCGCTGGTGGTCGAGGAGACGGACGAGATTCTCGCCATCACGCTCGGCGGTGGTGTGATTCGTACGCGAGTCAATGAAGTCAGGGAGACGGGCCGTGACACCATGGGCGTTCAACTGATCAATCTGGGCAAGCGCGACGCCGTCGTCGGCATCGCGCGCAATGCCGAGGCCGGCCGTGAGGCGGAAGAGGTCGATGGGGCCGATGACGTCGATGGCGAGCTGGCCGAGGTTCACGCCGAGGGCGTGAGCGAGGGCACTGTCGAGGGCATGGAGCCTTCGACCGGGGAGCACGAGGAGTAG
- a CDS encoding DUF721 domain-containing protein, with product MTGRGESGAGRRGSASRAGGTGAARAKGAGRAGGPAEALPDPAASGTTSGTASGAPSGASKPLEVTGVDLARVALRAAKEQARARGAAAQQKKQARRGGGLRSGARSDGRDPQPLGSAINRLITERGWETPAAVGGVMGRWPQIVGDDLANHCVPLRYDDDPDARVLTVSCDSTAWATQLRLLAPQLVARLNADLGQGTVRMIKVVGPGGPERRFGPLRAPGSKGPGDTYG from the coding sequence ATGACCGGCCGGGGCGAGAGCGGGGCGGGCCGACGGGGATCGGCCTCCCGCGCGGGCGGTACGGGAGCGGCGCGGGCGAAGGGCGCGGGCCGGGCCGGTGGGCCGGCAGAGGCGTTGCCGGATCCGGCCGCTTCCGGGACGACGTCCGGGACGGCCTCCGGGGCGCCTTCGGGGGCGTCGAAGCCGCTCGAGGTGACCGGCGTCGATCTCGCCCGGGTCGCGTTGCGGGCGGCGAAGGAGCAGGCCAGGGCACGGGGGGCGGCGGCGCAGCAGAAGAAGCAGGCCCGGCGGGGCGGCGGGCTGCGCTCGGGCGCCCGGTCGGACGGCCGGGATCCGCAGCCGCTGGGTTCCGCGATCAACCGGCTGATCACCGAGCGGGGCTGGGAGACGCCCGCGGCGGTCGGCGGGGTGATGGGGCGGTGGCCGCAGATCGTCGGCGACGATCTGGCGAACCACTGCGTACCCCTGCGGTACGACGACGATCCGGACGCCCGGGTGCTGACCGTCAGCTGCGACTCGACGGCGTGGGCGACGCAGCTGCGGCTGCTGGCTCCTCAGCTGGTGGCCCGGCTGAACGCGGATCTGGGGCAGGGCACCGTACGGATGATCAAGGTGGTCGGGCCGGGGGGCCCGGAGCGCCGGTTCGGGCCGTTGCGGGCGCCCGGCAGCAAGGGTCCTGGCGACACCTACGGGTGA
- the recF gene encoding DNA replication/repair protein RecF (All proteins in this family for which functions are known are DNA-binding proteins that assist the filamentation of RecA onto DNA for the initiation of recombination or recombinational repair.) has translation MHVTHLSLADFRSYARVEVPLDPGVTAFVGPNGQGKTNLVEAVGYLATLGSHRVSSDAPLVRMGAERAVIRAAVTQGERSQLIELELNPGRANRARINRSSQVRPRDVLGIVRTVLFAPEDLALVKGDPGERRRFLDELITARSPRMAGVRSDYERVLKQRNTLLKSAAMARRHGGRSMDMSTLDVWDQHLGRVGAELLAQRLDLIATLQPLADKAYGDVAPGGGPVALEYRSSVGEDVGPERTRDELYEQLIATLVGVRKQEVERGVTLVGPHRDDLVLGLRGMPAKGYASHGESWSYALALRLASYELLRSEGNEPVLVLDDVFAELDARRRERLAELVAPGEQVLVTAAVAEDVPGVLAGARYAVSSGEVERV, from the coding sequence ATGCACGTCACCCATCTCTCGCTGGCCGACTTCCGCTCGTACGCCCGGGTCGAGGTCCCTCTCGACCCGGGCGTCACCGCGTTCGTAGGGCCCAACGGGCAGGGCAAGACCAACCTGGTCGAGGCGGTCGGCTATCTCGCCACCCTCGGCAGCCATCGGGTCTCCTCTGATGCCCCGCTGGTGCGGATGGGCGCGGAGCGGGCGGTGATCCGTGCGGCGGTCACCCAGGGCGAACGGTCCCAGCTGATCGAGCTGGAGCTGAATCCCGGCCGCGCCAACCGGGCCCGTATCAACCGGTCCTCGCAGGTCAGGCCGCGTGACGTGCTCGGGATCGTACGGACCGTGCTGTTCGCGCCGGAGGATCTGGCCCTGGTCAAGGGCGACCCCGGTGAGCGGCGGCGGTTCCTGGACGAGCTGATCACGGCGCGGTCGCCCCGGATGGCCGGGGTCCGCTCCGACTACGAGCGGGTGCTCAAGCAGCGCAACACCCTGCTGAAGTCCGCGGCGATGGCCCGGCGGCACGGCGGTCGCTCGATGGACATGTCCACCCTCGACGTCTGGGACCAGCACCTGGGCCGGGTGGGCGCGGAGCTGCTCGCGCAGCGTCTCGATCTGATCGCCACGCTCCAGCCGCTGGCCGACAAGGCGTACGGGGACGTGGCTCCGGGCGGCGGTCCGGTGGCGCTGGAGTACCGCAGCTCGGTCGGCGAGGACGTGGGCCCCGAGCGCACCCGCGACGAGCTGTACGAGCAGCTGATCGCGACGCTCGTGGGGGTCCGCAAGCAGGAGGTCGAGCGGGGTGTGACCCTCGTCGGCCCGCACCGCGACGATCTGGTGCTCGGTCTGCGGGGGATGCCGGCGAAGGGGTACGCGAGCCACGGCGAGTCCTGGAGTTACGCGCTGGCGCTGCGGCTGGCCAGTTACGAGCTGCTGCGCTCCGAGGGCAACGAGCCGGTGCTGGTGCTGGACGACGTCTTCGCCGAGCTGGACGCCCGTCGCCGTGAGCGGCTGGCGGAGCTGGTGGCTCCGGGCGAGCAGGTGCTCGTGACGGCCGCGGTGGCGGAGGACGTTCCGGGCGTGCTGGCGGGGGCGCGGTACGCGGTGTCCTCGGGCGAGGTGGAGCGCGTATGA